The Terriglobus roseus region TTATTTGCCCTCAGCATAGATGGAGCTTCAATCCGAATCCGCGTCGCGAATACGATCCGCTCAAGCAGATTGTCACCCTCCACGCACTAGCCTCAGACTCCAAACTCACAAGCTTGAACGTTCGTTGACGTCACCCTGTCCACTGTTTTTCGCAGTGGATCTGATGGAAAGAATCGCTTCATAGCTTGACTCTTTCCCAGAACCCTCCAGTCGGTTTCGCTTGCAAAAACGAGAAATCGACGGACCAAAGTTCAAAAATAAATTCGTTGCTGAGGGTGTGTATTAATGACAAATTCAGTGTCATGAATGAAGCGCGCGGTTATTCAAGCCCTCTCCGCAAGCAGCAGGCGGAGGATACACGTCGACGAATCGTTGATGCCGCGCTGGAATTGATTCAGGAAACTCGTCAGGAGACTTTGTCGCATGAACGCATTGCGAAGCGTTCGGAGATCGCACTCAGAACGGTGTATCGGCACTTTCCTACTCGTACGGAGTTACTGGATGCGGTCTGGCAGGAAAGTGATCGCCGCCTGCAATTGGCCCATTACCCGGATACGGAGAGCGACATGCTCGCTTCCTTGGAGTCTGTCTACGGCAATATGGATGCGCATCCGGGGCTCATCCGAGGGCTGTTGCATTCAAATGCGGGCCAGGAGATGCGGCGGCGCGACAACGAACGGCGCCGGCAGGGCGTAGTCAAAGCACTCGCGGATGCTACATCCCAGCTCTCTGAGGATGAGCGCAGGCAGGTGATTGCAGTTTTTCAATCGCTCTACAGCGCTCGCACTTGGGAGATGATGCGTGATCGCGCGCACCTGAAGGACGGAGAAGTCAGCAAGGCTGTTGGCTGGGCTATGCGGACGCTCCTGGATTCGCTCGCTCCGATCAGAAGCAGCACAAGAAGCCTGCGATCAAGACTGCAAAGGCTTCCACGAAGCCAGCCAAAGGGGCCTCGATACGAATCACTGAGACCCTCAACGGACGGCGTCGTCGACTGACATTGCATCTGCGCGGCTAACCACCCAACTCTTCGGACACCACCGTACCAAGTTGCTGGAGCGGCCGCAACTCTGCGTTCTCCGATCAGTCCGCTGCATCGGCGGTCTCGATCGACGCAGGCCACCCGTACTACAGCATTGCAAATCAATAGCGCCCCGCAGGGCGACGACCCCGTGCGCCCAGAAGCGCCTCACGACAAGAACAAGGCGGCCATCTTGCTGCCTCGAGGAGAGCAACATCATGACGATCTATCGAACATTCTTTGGAATAACTGCAAAAGCGCTTATCGTGTTCGCGCTTATTCCATATCCATCCTTTATGCATGCCCAGCTATGGTCCCCGCACCAGAAGTCCACATTGGTGGAGAAGCAACCTCAGATGCAGCAACTACCGCAGTCCGTCGGTGGTAGGACAGCAGTTGCATTTAGTAATGAGGATGGCACGTTGCCAATCTTCGCTGCGAAGAAGCCCGGTGTTGTCCGCATCGGCATGATCCTGCCGGTCAACAAGCTTGATGACAAGGGACCATTGAACGATGGTGAACCGTGGCGAACCGCCGAATTGCAGTTACTTGCGGGACCAACGCTGGAGGCGATTGCGCTCAAGTCGATCCTTCCCGAGCAGGCCCTCAAAGAAGCAGAGCTTCTTGCCTGCGACTACGTTTTGACGACCACGATCACACAGCAGCCGGTCCAAACACAAGGTCGCTTCAGCAGGCTCAGTAACATGCGGACGCTACAAGCTGCCGCTACTGCAGCGCAGTTCGTTCCTGGCGTCGGCTCGGGTGCCATCGTCGCTAACATGGCGGTCTCTACCTTAGCGTCTCAAGGCCGTCCTTCTTTGGCTGATGGTCTGCCTCAACAGGTAAAGGCAAACTCCGAGATCATCATGGAGTACAGATTGACCGATGCGCACTCCAAGATTGTCTTGTCGGGAACGGAAAAGCAACGGTCGGGCAGCGACGGTTACTCGGTTGTGACCGGGATGATCACGACGGTTGCAAGCAAGGTCGCGGCCGCAGCCACCCGTTAGCCGTTCAACGATCTATAACCTTCTTACACATCACAACTCAGAAAGGATTGTAATGAAACGCACTTTGACATCTTCGGTGAACCGGTTGAACTAGTCCTCACCAGCGACAAGACAAACGGGATGTTCTCCATCGGCCGCCAGACTTGTAAACCCGGCAGCGGAACGCCGCCACACGTTCATCAACATGAAGATGAGGTCTTTTCCGTGGTGACGGGACATTTCGAGATCTTCAACGGGGAATCGTGGACAGAGATTCCAAAGAACGGCATCATCTTCGCACCTCGTGGAGGCGTGCATTGCTTCCGCAACTGCGGCGATACAGATGGCACCATCCAATTCATCTGCAGTGGAGATCGGTTCGATATTTTCCTCGAAGGCTTATCGCGCTATGTCTTGCCGCAAGACGTACAGGCCATTGTGGATTATTCCGCTACCTATGGGATCACCTATCCAACGCTTCCACCGCCCTCCGCTTGAGGATGGTGCAAAGAGCGATTGAATGTTCCGCCGTCGGCTTTCCGTGGCAAATGCCTCACGGCTGCCTCCGGCAAAGAGGTTCTCATTACGCCTCGCACACGGAAGCCATTCTTCCCCATGCGCCATTGACTTACGAATCAGGCCAAAAGGGAAGCGGGCACCGCGATATCGTGGCACCCGCAAGAAAATTTATGCAGCTGCGGCAGCTTCCGAATTCTCTCGTTGGGAAATGGAAGTCAGCAACGAATCCGCATGCTTCTCTTCATTCAGCGTCTGCTCCAAGAGGCGAGCATGCTCAGAAAGGCCAAGAATCCGTGCCCATTCCCGCGCGGAGCCGTAGGAAGCAATCTCGTAGTGTTCGATCTTCTGTGCCGTCGCAAGCAGCCCTGCATCTCGAACGGGACCTTCGCTCGATTCGCTAACGATATTTGTGCCACTCGAAATCAAGGCCGTGGTGATGGGATCTTTCTTGTCATCATCGTCGTCCGTTAGTTCCGTCAGCATCTGCCTAAGACGATCAGCCTGTACCTCGGTTTCCTGTCGATGAGATTGAAAAGCCTGCTTGAGCTGCGTGTCCTGGGCATGCTCAATCATGCTTGCAAGACCCTTGACGATCTGCGTCTCCGTTGAGAGCAGGTACTGAAGCTGTCCTACGTAGAGCGAACGCAGGTCTTCATATTCATTCGGTGTAATTAGTCCCATATATTCTCCTGTCGGTCACGATCTTCCTGCTGAGAGCGCCTATACCGGTCGCAGGTTGGCTCAGACGGAAATACTTCGTGCGTCAAAGCGGCGCATTCCGTTTTTCAACGGCACACTATGTCGGGATCGCAACTTCCTACTTCGGCACAATGTCTGAAAGGAGACTTATAGAGATGATTGATTGACGCTATATCGATGGGACTCAATTTGTATGCCGGGAATAGGACTTACATGAAACTACTCTCTTTCGCACTTACATTCGGTTATAAGCTGAGGCGGTTTCCCCTGAGCTTTGCGCATCCCATTGTGTCAGCTCGATCGATTCGGTCAGGGAGACTTTCATGTATCACCACATTAAGAAGATGATGTATACCGTCAACGTCGGCACGCCGGACGTACGGTTCGGCAACATGTTACTCGAGCAGTTTGGCGGTGCCAATGGCGAACTCGCAGCTGCGATGCAATACACGATTCAGGGTTGGAACTGCGTGGATGATCTCGCGCGACGCGATCTGCTTCTTGATATCGGAACAGAGGAGTTGAGCCACCTTGAGGTAGTAGGCGCGCTCATTCGTATGCATTTGAAGCCGATGAAGGAGAATCGGGAAGCAGCCGAAGCGGATCCCCTCATCTGTATCGCGGGAGGCGGAGGAGTCGATTTACGCAACTCGATGGGAAACGCGTGGACAGCGGACTACTTGAAGATCACCGGCGAACTCGATGTGGATCTTCGAAGCAACATCGCGGCCGAAGCTCGCGCCAAAATCGTCTACGAGCGTCTGATCAATTACACCGACGATCCAGGTTCGATCGACACTCTACAGTTCCTCATGACGCGAGAAATCACTCATATGAAGGCGTTCTCGGCGGCGCTCGAATCGTTGGAAAAGTCGCCATTTTCAATTGGTCGTCTTGCGGTGACCCCCGGAATCGGCAGTGAGTATTTCAATGCATCCACAG contains the following coding sequences:
- a CDS encoding TetR/AcrR family transcriptional regulator codes for the protein MNEARGYSSPLRKQQAEDTRRRIVDAALELIQETRQETLSHERIAKRSEIALRTVYRHFPTRTELLDAVWQESDRRLQLAHYPDTESDMLASLESVYGNMDAHPGLIRGLLHSNAGQEMRRRDNERRRQGVVKALADATSQLSEDERRQVIAVFQSLYSARTWEMMRDRAHLKDGEVSKAVGWAMRTLLDSLAPIRSSTRSLRSRLQRLPRSQPKGPRYESLRPSTDGVVD
- a CDS encoding cupin domain-containing protein, translated to MFSIGRQTCKPGSGTPPHVHQHEDEVFSVVTGHFEIFNGESWTEIPKNGIIFAPRGGVHCFRNCGDTDGTIQFICSGDRFDIFLEGLSRYVLPQDVQAIVDYSATYGITYPTLPPPSA
- a CDS encoding ferritin-like domain-containing protein translates to MGLITPNEYEDLRSLYVGQLQYLLSTETQIVKGLASMIEHAQDTQLKQAFQSHRQETEVQADRLRQMLTELTDDDDDKKDPITTALISSGTNIVSESSEGPVRDAGLLATAQKIEHYEIASYGSAREWARILGLSEHARLLEQTLNEEKHADSLLTSISQRENSEAAAAA
- a CDS encoding manganese catalase family protein, whose amino-acid sequence is MYHHIKKMMYTVNVGTPDVRFGNMLLEQFGGANGELAAAMQYTIQGWNCVDDLARRDLLLDIGTEELSHLEVVGALIRMHLKPMKENREAAEADPLICIAGGGGVDLRNSMGNAWTADYLKITGELDVDLRSNIAAEARAKIVYERLINYTDDPGSIDTLQFLMTREITHMKAFSAALESLEKSPFSIGRLAVTPGIGSEYFNASTGDGNEGETDMHGPWQSSFGLHPVESEMNGGPGLSIGDIKGIAGPEGRGKQDSGVKAATATDVLTVDPKPVPQTDAAQTGKQAFLRETPTK